ACCGTCCCACCCCGCGTCACAAGGAGAACCCCCGTGACTGCACCACACACAGATATCCGGTCCACGACCACGATGACGGTCAACGGGACGCCCGTCACCACGGCCGGGGCCCACACCAGCACACTGGACGCCCTGCGCGACCACGGGCTCACCGGCTGCAAGGAGGGCTGCGCCGAAGGAGAGTGCGGCGCCTGCGCCGTCCTGGTCGCCCGGCCCGACGACACCGCAGCGGCGTCCGGAGCGGCGACCGGGACCCGCTGGGTACCGGTCAACGCCTGCCTGGTCCCCGCCGCCGCGCTCGACGGCCAGGAGGTCGTCACCGCCGAAGGCCTCGCCGGGACAGCGACCACCCGGACCACTACCCCGCCCGCCCCGCCCACCACGCCCGGGGCCGCCGACCTGCACCCGGTGCAGGAGGAGATGGCCCGCGCCGGCGGATCCCAGTGCGGCTACTGCACCCCCGGATTCATCTGCTCGATGGCCGCGGAATACTACCGGCCGGAGACGGAACAGCCCTTCGACCTGCACGCCCTGTCCGGCAACCTGTGCCGGTGCACCGGCTACCGGCCCATCCGGGACGCCGCCCTCGCCCTCGGCACCCCCGGCGCCGACGACCGGCTCGCCGCCCGCCGGCAGGCCCCCGCCCCCGCCGCCGCCCACACCGACATCACCTCGGTGACCCCGGACGGTGACCGGGCCCGGTTCCGCCGCCCCGCCACCCTCGCCGAGGCACTGGACATCCTGCGCGACGAGCCGGACACCACCGTCGTCGCCGGTGCGACCGACCACGGCGTGCTGGTCAACATCCGCGGCGACCGCCCCGGCAACGTCCTGGCGGTCGACCGGCTGCCGGAACTGCGCGGGATCCGCCGCACCGCCGACCACACCGACATCGGGGCCGCGCAGACCCTCTCGGAGATCGAGCGGACCCTCGGCCGGGAGATCCCGCTGCTCGGCCGGCTGCTGCCGCAGTTCGCCTCCCGGCTGATCCGCAACAGCGCCACCCTCGGCGGCAACCTCGGCACCTGCTCCCCCATCGGCGACACGCCCCCGGCACTGCTGGCCCTGGAGGCCTCCCTGCTGCTGGTCTCCGCCGACGGGGAGCGCGAGGTTCCGCTGGCCGACTACTTCACCGGCTACCGGCAGTCGGTGCGCCGTGCCGACGAACTCATCGCCGCGGTGCGCATCCCGGTCCCCGTGCAGCCGGTCACCGCCTTCCACAAGATCGCGAAGCGACGGTTCGACGACATCTCCTCCGTCGCCGTCGGCTACGCGCTCACCGTCACCGACGGTGTGGTGGCGAAGGCCCGGATCGGACTCGGCGGTGTGGCCGCCACCCCGCTGCGCGCCTACGCGACCGAACAGCTGCTGGAGGGCAGCACCTGGGACGCCGCGACGGTCGCCCGCGCCGCCGCGGCACTGCGGGCGGAGGGCTCCCCGATGTCCGACCACCGGGCAAGCTCCGCCTACCGGACCGCGGTGCTCGGCACCTCGGTCGAACGGTTCTTCGCGGAAACGCAACAGACACAACAGGCACAGGAGGGGGTGCGGTCATGAGCCGGCTGTCACAGCGCCCCACCGACCCGGTGGTCGGCGAATCCCACCCGCACGAGTCCGCCGTCGGACATGTCACCGGCACCGCCCTGTACACCGATGACCTGGTCAACCGGTACCCGGGCATCCTGCACGCCCACCCGGTGCCGTCGCCGCACGCCCACGCCCGGGTCCTCGGGCTGCGGGTGGACGGCGCCTACCGGGTCCCCGGTGTGGTGCGCGTCCTCACCTCCGCCGACGTCCCCGGGGTCAACGACGCGGGGACGAAGCACGACGAACCCCTGTTCCCGGACGCCCCGGGCGGCGAGGTCATGTTCGTCGGCCACGCCGTGTGCTGGGTGCTCGCCGAGTCCCTGGAGGCCGCCCGGCTGGGTGCGGCGGCGGTCGAGGTCGACTATGAACCGCTGGACGCCGTACTCACCCTCACCGACGCGATCGACCGCGGCAGTTTCCACGGCGACCGGCCCACGATGCTGCGCGGGGACGCCGCCGGCGCCCTCGACCTCGCGGCGTCCGATGCCGCACAACACACCATGACCGGTTGCTTCGAGTTCTCCGGCCAGGAGCATTTCTACCTGGAGACCCAGGCCTCGCTCGCCCACGTCGACGAGGCCGGGCAGGTGTTCATCCACTGCTCCACCCAGCACCCCTCCGAGACCCAGGACATCGTCAGCCATGTCCTCGGCGTCCCCGCGAACGAGGTGACCGTGCAGTCACTGCGCATGGGCGGCGGCTTCGGCGGCAAGGAGATGCAGCCGCACGGCTACGCCGCCGTCGCCGCGCTCGGCGCCACCCTCACCGGCCGGCCGGTGCGGGTGAGGCTGAGCCGCGCCCAGGACATGGTGATGACCGGCAAGCGGCACGGCTTCCACTCCACCTGGACCGTCGCCTACACCGACGAGGGCCTGCTC
This is a stretch of genomic DNA from Corynebacterium nuruki S6-4. It encodes these proteins:
- a CDS encoding xanthine dehydrogenase small subunit, which gives rise to MTAPHTDIRSTTTMTVNGTPVTTAGAHTSTLDALRDHGLTGCKEGCAEGECGACAVLVARPDDTAAASGAATGTRWVPVNACLVPAAALDGQEVVTAEGLAGTATTRTTTPPAPPTTPGAADLHPVQEEMARAGGSQCGYCTPGFICSMAAEYYRPETEQPFDLHALSGNLCRCTGYRPIRDAALALGTPGADDRLAARRQAPAPAAAHTDITSVTPDGDRARFRRPATLAEALDILRDEPDTTVVAGATDHGVLVNIRGDRPGNVLAVDRLPELRGIRRTADHTDIGAAQTLSEIERTLGREIPLLGRLLPQFASRLIRNSATLGGNLGTCSPIGDTPPALLALEASLLLVSADGEREVPLADYFTGYRQSVRRADELIAAVRIPVPVQPVTAFHKIAKRRFDDISSVAVGYALTVTDGVVAKARIGLGGVAATPLRAYATEQLLEGSTWDAATVARAAAALRAEGSPMSDHRASSAYRTAVLGTSVERFFAETQQTQQAQEGVRS